The Chiroxiphia lanceolata isolate bChiLan1 chromosome 4, bChiLan1.pri, whole genome shotgun sequence genome contains a region encoding:
- the STBD1 gene encoding LOW QUALITY PROTEIN: starch-binding domain-containing protein 1 (The sequence of the model RefSeq protein was modified relative to this genomic sequence to represent the inferred CDS: deleted 1 base in 1 codon): MARDRGPPVVRPPGAAALPAEPRGWGWLGAGLWPAGLLPALLVGLLAAVLAWFWYGGSDGRGEEGGEAAAAAGGEGPRRASGEPAATGDAEASAEPGRREVAAAVPGAPKAGGDLAAGPREEINHFPSGGVSGEGVEVERLIPKRDATGAREHPDETAGRQVGELRAQVGQASDGWCVMNLAGASEDDCKDRSEEQPGQPAESRDLDHEEWEVVSEHLVEGGAGKDGSMEDSDSREWEQGDCCDGDLKAKRVAAVPPMFQNIHVAFRVHYITHSEAQLIGVTGDHECLGQWHSYVPLKCDKDGFWSESISLPADTRLEWKFILVENGKVRRWEECGNRTLVTEHEDQIVHQWWGHH; this comes from the exons ATGGCCCGCGACCGCGGCCCGCCCGTGGTGCggccgcccggcgccgccgcgcTGCCCGCGGAGCCCCGcggctggggctggctgggcGCGGGGCTCTGGCCCGCGGGGCTCCTGCCCGCGCTGCTCGTGGGGCTGCTGGCCGCCGTCCTCGCCTGGTTCTGGTACGGCGGCAGCGACGGCAGAGGCGAGGAGGGCGgagaggcggcggcggcggccggcggAGAGGGGCCCCGGCGGGCGAGCGGGGAGCCGGCGGCCACAG GGGATGCCGAGGCGAGCGCGGagccggggcggcgggaggtCGCGGCTGCTGTGCCCGGCGCTCCGAAGGCAGGAGGGGATCTGGCGGCTGGTCCGAGGGAAGAGATCAACCACTTCCCGAGCGGGGGAGTTTCGGGTGAAGGTGTGGAGGTGGAGCGGCTGATCCCGAAGCGGGATGCCACCGGCGCCAGGGAGCATCCAGATGAGACGGCCGGCAGGCAGGTAGGGGAACTGCGAGCTCAGGTGGGACAGGCAAGTGACGGATGGTGCGTGATGAACTTGGCAGGAGCCTCTGAGGATGACTGTAAGGACAGAAGTGAGGAGCAGCCGGGTCAGCCAGCTGAGAGTAGGGACTTGGACCACGAAGAGTGGGAAGTTGTTTCTGAGCACCTGGTCGAG GGGGGGGCCGGCAAGGATGGCAGCATGGAAGACTCCgacagcagggaatgggaacaAGGAGACTGCTGCGATGGGGACCTGAAAGCCAAGAGGGTTGCAGCCGTGCCCCCCATGTTCCAGAACATCCACGTGGCTTTCCGTGTGCACTACATCACACACTCCGAGGCTCAGCTCATCGGTGTCACCGGGGACCACGAGTGTCTTGGCCAGTGGCACAGCTATGTTCCCCTCAAGTGTGACAAGGATGGCTTCTGGTCCGAGTCCATCAGTCTGCCCGCAGACACCAGACTGGAGTGGAAATTTATCTTGGTGGAGAACGGGAAGGTCAGACGCTGGGAAGAATGCGGTAATAGAACCCTAGTGACTGAACACGAAGATCAAATTGTTCATCAGTGGTGGGGACACCATTAA
- the CCDC158 gene encoding LOW QUALITY PROTEIN: coiled-coil domain-containing protein 158 (The sequence of the model RefSeq protein was modified relative to this genomic sequence to represent the inferred CDS: inserted 6 bases in 4 codons; deleted 1 base in 1 codon; substituted 3 bases at 3 genomic stop codons) has product MEVQLGRDALLDTRQKELQNQENDKLQLKNAIXELQAANQLQEEMLREAESPTEHLKKMVHGHKEVFLELQGILMDYKDNRGRKLCEHGNITSLVLHSLSTAXLRDLDSEVSYLKEKVVLVEEELQSLKKGSQTQKEPLLQQHQIRYPFSVKELYLACYEPAEAHTEQDQRDQESGNLRDQTDQLLVKLHKKXELSLGKEQNKRFWDQNTDNSITMDQLRRELDNKTQQLQSMEEAVKEMRMECLRQMECQMAAIKEKNESIGRISSLSVQLEATKETLHEVGDDLAAKQMDLEAAGKTVSDLTACLQEKERALGVTSQELKELHSQLGSRMQELQHLKNEEGCLPKVQSERETLKLQVWEKERIIKIFQKQIDNVTQLMGQHSRAAGAMEVEKSQLRQEINDWKLKVEEPKVAKDEKEARIREVEARLSELELEKVQLVNTCTERLQALKDVKQEKDQLTDELQAGRSNLAGLAEAFEDLERDYQDKNEEMQDTANRLKMQLQSAQAELKEARTALNAMEGSAGNALEVAVRMQKQITAKRGQIDALQSKIRFLEEAMANAAEEKHYLREENCKVSEKLSCIRAENIRIAGELDILRAXDKQLKEXTKMETALDKASMQFAECQGIIQCQEQEXLQHTLVVKELQGPGYSSASSSRKLWHPSENIILCKKKKNLLGFLYIDFCKNLQKGPDVSSAGVFFNFYLRICRRLQVPSKLDILKEERLQDLKGIVQELTGSDSDIPSLAMVEKTTFSNHEQCSVRGSFLLTPCRSSVPRCFPALFTSLGIASICSAACCYTSSPKKASXEERDRAKSPVPLLLTTLPDDLGSSASAGHRPSTRNAGSPEGAATAPQIASQPVESSEHTPRRLQNKMESLEDLVELLQVKNSATSPVIRTREVKTKKSKEKEKKLSK; this is encoded by the exons ATGGAAGTGCAGTTGGGAAGGGATGCCCTTCTGGATACCAG ACAAAAAGAATTGCAGAACCAAGAGAATGACaaattacagctgaaaaatgctATTTGAGAGCTGCAAGCTGCCaaccagctgcaggaggagatgcTGAGGGAGGCTGAGAGCCCAACTGAGCATCTGAAAAAGATGGTCCACGGTCACAAGGAAGTATTTCTGGAATTACAGGGCATCCTAATGGACTACAAAGACAacagaggcaggaaactctGTGAGCATGGGAATATTACCAGCCTGGTTCTCCACAGCCTGAGCACAGC ACTGAGAGATTTAGACTCAGAGGTGTCATACCTAAAAGAAAAGGTTGTCCTG GTGGAAGAAGAGCTTCAGTCTCTGAAAAAAGGTTCACAGACCCAAAAAGAACCTCTGCTTCAGCAACATCAAATTAGGTACCCGTTCTCC GTCAAAGAGTTGTACCTTGCTTGTTATGAGCCAGCAGAAGCTCACACAGAACAGGATCAACGTGACCAAGAATCTGGAAATCTGAGGGACCAGACTGATCAATTGTTG GTTAAACTTCATAAAA CAGAACTAAGCCtgggaaaagaacagaacaagAGATTTTGGGATCAGAACACAGACAACAGCATCACTATGGACCAGCTCAGGAGAGAGCTGgacaacaaaacccagcagctgcagagcatgGAAGAGGCAGTGAAGGAAATGAGGATGGAGTGTCTCAGACAAATGGAGTGCCAG ATGGCTgcaattaaggaaaaaaatgaaagcattggAAGAATCTCCTCTTTGAGTGTCCAGCTGGAGGCAACCAAGGAAACACTCCATGAAGTTGGAGATGATCTTGCAGCCAAACAGATGGACTTGGAGGCTGCTGGGAAAACAGTGTCAGATCTGACAGCCTGtctgcaggagaaggagagagccCTTGGGGTTACCAGCCAGGAACTGAAGGAGCTGCATTCCCAGCTTGGCAGCAGGATGCAGGAGCTCCAGCATCTAAAGAATGAAGAGGGCTGCTTACCCAAGGTGCAGTCGGAGCGTGAGACACTGAAACTGCAGGtgtgggagaaggaaaggatcATTAAGATCTTCCAAAAGCAAATTGATAACGTGACCCAGCTCATGGGCCAGCACAGTCGGGCTGCTGGAGCAATGGAAGTTGAGAAATCCCAGCTTAGACAAGAAATAAATGACTGGAAACTCAAAGTAGAAGAGCCCAAG GTTGCAAAGGATGAGAAAGAAGCCAGAATACGTGAAGTGGAGGCCAGACTGAGcgagctggagctggaaaaggtTCAGCTGGTTAACACATGCACAGAGAGGCTCCAGGCACTTAAAGatgtgaaacaggaaaaagatcAGCTCACGGATGAACTCCAGGCTGGTAGGAGCAACCTAGCTGGCCTTGCAG AGGCATTTGAAGATTTGGAGAGGGATTACCAGGATAAAAATGAGGAGATGCAAGATACTGCAAACAGACTGAAAATGCAGCTGCAATCTGCCCAAGCTGAACTGAAAGAGGCCAGGACTGCTCTAAATGCTATGGAGGGATCTGCTGGCAATG CTCTGGAAGTTGCAGTGAGAATGCAGAAGCAGATCACAGCCAAGAGAGGGCAGATAGATGCACTGCAGAGCAAGATTAGATTCTTGGAAGAGGCAATGGCTAACGCAGCTGAG GAGAAGCACTacctcagagaagaaaactgtaaaGTAAGTGAAAAATTGAGCTGTATTAGAGCAGAAAATATCAGGATTGCTGGGGAACTGGACATCCTGAGAGCATGAGacaaacagctgaaag agaCTAAGATGGAGACAGCCCTTGATAAG GCATCCATGCAATTTGCAGAGTGTCAGGGCATAATCCagtgtcaggagcagga gctgcagcacaCTCTGGTTGTCAAA gagctgcagggcccaGGCTACTCATCAGCTTCTTCTTCAAGAAAACTGTGGCAT CCCTCAG AAAACATCAtcttatgcaaaaaaaaaaaaaatcttctgggGTTTTTGTATATAGATTTTTGTAAAAATCTCCAGAAGGGACCTGATGTGTCTTCAGCAggtgttttctttaatttttacctCAGAATCTGCAGGAGGCTCCAA gTGCCCTCCAAGCTGGACATTTTGAAGGAAGAACGATTGCAGGATCTAAAGGGGATTGTTCAAGAATTAACAGGCTCAGACAGTGACATTCCCTCTCTGGCAATGGT GGAGAAAACCACCTTTAGCAACCACGAGCAGTGCAGTGTAAGA ggATCCTTCCTGCTCACACCCTGCAGATCTTCAGTCCCCAGATGTTTCCCTGCCCTTTTTACATCCCTGG GAATTGCATCCATCTGCTCAGCAGCTTGTTGTTACACATCCTCCCCCAAGAAAGCCTCTtgagaggagagagacagagcaaAATCTCCAGTGCCCTTGCTGTTAACTACTCTACCTGATGACCTTGGCTCCAGTGCCTCAGCAGGACACAGACCATCCACAAGGAATGCTGGCTCTCCAGAGggtgcagccacagcccccCAAATAG cttCTCAGCCCGTGGAAAGTAGCGAGCACACACCAAGGAGGCTACAGAACAAGATGGAAAGCCTGGAAGACCTGGTGGAATTGTTACAGGTAAAAAA TTCAGCCACGTCACCAGTGATCAGAACTCGGGAGGTGAAGACaaagaaatccaaggaaaaggagaaaaagctctCAAAGTGA